Proteins co-encoded in one Methanothermobacter sp. genomic window:
- a CDS encoding signal peptidase I, whose amino-acid sequence MKDHLELLTYIVILLVAVILSQHMNVVVSGSMEPVFYRGDIVIVQKSDFLGIQEFNPLDVKKGDIIIYNANWFPEPVIHRIIDIKEDENGVYYITKGDNNPVPDPEKVRPSQVTARVIKIDNHLLIIPKIGYITLWIKGL is encoded by the coding sequence TTGAAAGATCATCTAGAGCTATTAACATACATTGTAATATTATTGGTGGCAGTGATACTTTCACAGCATATGAACGTGGTTGTTTCAGGTAGCATGGAGCCTGTATTTTATCGTGGAGACATTGTTATAGTCCAAAAAAGCGACTTTCTCGGAATCCAAGAATTCAATCCTCTGGATGTTAAAAAGGGTGATATCATAATATATAATGCTAATTGGTTCCCCGAGCCGGTTATACACAGGATTATAGATATAAAGGAGGATGAGAATGGAGTATATTATATAACTAAGGGTGATAACAATCCTGTTCCAGACCCTGAAAAAGTAAGACCATCACAGGTAACAGCCCGTGTAATCAAAATAGACAATCACCTTCTTATAATACCTAAGATAGGATACATAACCCTGTGGATAAAAGGATTATAG
- a CDS encoding acetolactate synthase large subunit, translating into MNGGQAIVQALLDEGVETVFGYPGGAVLPLYDVLYDSELKHILVRHEQCAAHAADGYARASGKVGVCMATSGPGATNLVTGIATAYMDSSPIIAIAGQVATQLIGNDAFQEVDMLGITMPITKHSFRPNNPNDIPRIIKSSFKIARTGRPGPVVIDLPKDIQEAELDEYINRPFKLPGYKPTLKGHPLQIKRAVNAIINAKKPVILAGGGVIISGASKELRKLAKIIRAPVTTTLLGKGSFPEDHPYSLGMLGMHGRKVANLTVNECDCLIAIGCRFSDRTTGNIAEFAPNAKIIHIDIDPAEIGKNIEVDIPIVGDAKKVLQDILKILEKKDINSEKKEWIEKTIKFRNKCMPRMSFDKEIPLKPQQAIKEIMETIDDDTIVTTDVGQNQMWMAHFYTSKKPRKFISSGGLGTMGFGFPAAMGAKMALPEEDVVAVCGDGGFLMVSQDLATLREYDIPITICIMDNRRLGMVAQWQRLFYDERMSHTHLGEVPDFVKLAEAYNIDAEKVEKPGEVKEALKNAIKSGGPTIIDIVIDPMEILPMVPPGRGLTEIVGEYKVETKTIKKEKVEGE; encoded by the coding sequence ATGAATGGAGGACAAGCAATAGTCCAGGCACTTCTAGATGAAGGAGTAGAAACAGTATTCGGATACCCCGGAGGAGCAGTGCTCCCATTATATGATGTACTATATGATTCAGAACTCAAACACATCCTTGTAAGACATGAACAATGTGCAGCCCATGCAGCAGATGGATATGCTAGAGCTTCGGGTAAAGTAGGTGTATGCATGGCCACATCAGGTCCAGGGGCAACAAACCTCGTAACAGGTATCGCAACAGCCTACATGGACTCATCACCAATAATAGCAATAGCAGGACAAGTTGCAACCCAACTTATCGGCAACGATGCATTCCAAGAGGTGGACATGCTTGGCATAACAATGCCCATCACAAAGCACAGCTTCAGACCAAACAACCCAAACGACATACCCCGCATAATAAAATCAAGTTTTAAAATAGCAAGAACAGGAAGACCAGGACCAGTTGTAATAGACCTTCCGAAGGATATACAAGAAGCTGAATTAGATGAATACATAAACAGACCATTCAAATTACCAGGATACAAACCCACATTAAAAGGCCACCCACTACAAATAAAAAGGGCCGTAAATGCCATCATAAACGCTAAAAAACCTGTTATATTAGCCGGTGGTGGTGTCATAATATCTGGCGCTTCAAAAGAACTCAGAAAGTTAGCTAAGATCATAAGGGCCCCGGTAACGACAACACTCCTAGGGAAAGGTTCATTCCCGGAAGACCATCCATACTCGCTTGGCATGTTAGGCATGCATGGCCGAAAAGTCGCAAACCTAACAGTGAACGAATGCGACTGCCTGATAGCAATAGGATGCAGATTCTCAGATCGAACAACCGGAAACATAGCAGAATTCGCACCAAACGCCAAAATAATACACATCGACATAGACCCAGCAGAAATAGGTAAAAACATAGAAGTAGATATACCAATCGTTGGCGACGCCAAAAAAGTCCTCCAGGACATCCTAAAAATATTAGAAAAAAAAGATATAAATTCTGAAAAGAAAGAATGGATCGAAAAAACAATAAAATTCCGAAACAAATGCATGCCAAGAATGTCATTTGATAAAGAAATCCCACTAAAACCTCAACAGGCCATAAAAGAGATAATGGAAACCATAGACGATGATACGATAGTAACAACAGATGTTGGACAAAACCAAATGTGGATGGCCCACTTCTACACTTCAAAAAAGCCTCGAAAATTCATATCATCAGGCGGCCTTGGGACAATGGGTTTCGGATTTCCAGCCGCGATGGGGGCGAAAATGGCCTTACCAGAAGAAGACGTAGTAGCAGTATGCGGCGATGGCGGATTCCTAATGGTATCACAAGACCTCGCAACCCTTAGAGAATATGATATACCTATTACAATTTGTATCATGGATAACAGACGCCTTGGAATGGTGGCACAATGGCAAAGACTATTCTATGATGAGAGAATGTCACACACACACCTAGGTGAAGTGCCAGATTTTGTCAAATTAGCAGAAGCTTACAACATAGACGCAGAAAAAGTGGAAAAACCCGGAGAAGTTAAAGAAGCCCTAAAAAATGCTATAAAATCCGGGGGCCCCACCATCATCGATATCGTGATAGATCCTATGGAGATACTCCCAATGGTACCCCCAGGCCGTGGGCTTACAGAAATAGTAGGTGAATATAAAGTAGAAACAAAGACCATCAAAAAAGAGAAAGTGGAGGGGGAATAA
- the ilvN gene encoding acetolactate synthase small subunit, with amino-acid sequence MELKTHIISTIVQHKPGVLQRVSGLFTRRGFNIESITVGESETPGLARMTIIAKGDDKLLEQLTKQLNKLIDVIKVRDLEPTNIVQRELCLIKVHAPEERARSEIIQYANIFRGRIIDVSTETLTVEITGDTNKIDAFIELMTGFGIKELARTGPTAMSRGPKTI; translated from the coding sequence ATGGAACTTAAAACCCATATAATCAGCACTATTGTCCAACACAAACCAGGAGTATTACAGAGGGTATCAGGGTTATTCACAAGGAGAGGTTTCAACATCGAAAGCATAACTGTGGGAGAATCCGAAACTCCAGGACTCGCCCGCATGACAATTATAGCAAAAGGTGATGACAAACTCCTCGAACAATTAACAAAACAATTAAACAAACTAATCGACGTAATTAAGGTAAGGGATCTCGAACCCACGAACATAGTCCAAAGAGAACTTTGCTTGATAAAAGTCCACGCCCCCGAAGAAAGAGCAAGATCAGAAATAATACAATATGCAAACATCTTTCGCGGAAGGATAATTGATGTGAGCACAGAAACTTTAACAGTAGAAATTACAGGGGACACCAACAAAATAGATGCATTCATAGAACTCATGACAGGCTTCGGCATAAAAGAGTTGGCTAGAACAGGCCCAACAGCAATGTCCCGAGGCCCCAAGACAATATAA
- a CDS encoding methanogenesis marker 12 protein, translated as MAFVGMDHGTTGISFTILSKEVQHFKLGREELSKGEVSAIEELSKRIDPAEIKLMAITYAMGDAITTIKPLEKVENRGIISIGGAGKVTGGGTAVYSEIEKSGIPTVLIPGLHRNIPCLDERFKAAYSHHGSAEKVSISYNAHLETGWENLIVSDISSNTVTILIQDGIIKGAMDACIGAMGIIHGPLDLEMIRTIDDGYKTANECFSHAGAVKIAGIDTKVTRAKDELIKKYLEGDYKARLAIDTMVMTIKMEIWGLISIADKLDGIILTGSMGAMKEPINFYNILKRQLDCPMEVRRLPPTSGSLGSAQIARDIYHGKKEILGIEVESLP; from the coding sequence TTGGCATTTGTTGGAATGGATCATGGCACCACGGGTATATCCTTCACTATTTTATCGAAGGAAGTCCAACATTTCAAACTAGGACGTGAAGAACTATCAAAGGGTGAAGTCTCTGCAATAGAAGAGCTCTCCAAGAGAATAGATCCCGCAGAAATCAAACTCATGGCGATAACTTATGCCATGGGGGACGCTATAACAACAATCAAACCTTTGGAAAAAGTTGAAAATAGGGGTATAATTTCCATTGGTGGTGCAGGTAAAGTCACAGGGGGTGGAACAGCAGTATATTCAGAGATAGAAAAATCAGGAATACCAACAGTCCTGATCCCTGGGTTGCATCGGAACATTCCCTGTCTAGATGAACGTTTTAAGGCAGCATATTCTCATCATGGAAGCGCTGAAAAGGTCAGCATATCCTATAATGCCCACCTAGAAACCGGCTGGGAAAACTTGATAGTCTCAGATATAAGCTCCAACACAGTAACCATTCTAATCCAAGACGGTATTATAAAAGGTGCCATGGACGCGTGTATAGGTGCAATGGGGATAATACATGGACCATTAGACCTTGAAATGATTAGAACAATCGATGATGGTTATAAGACCGCTAACGAATGCTTTTCACATGCCGGGGCCGTGAAGATAGCAGGTATAGATACAAAAGTCACAAGGGCGAAAGATGAACTCATAAAAAAATATCTTGAAGGCGACTATAAAGCAAGATTAGCTATCGATACAATGGTAATGACTATAAAAATGGAAATATGGGGACTTATAAGCATAGCAGATAAACTAGATGGTATAATACTCACAGGATCCATGGGGGCTATGAAAGAGCCCATAAACTTTTATAATATCCTCAAAAGACAATTAGACTGTCCAATGGAAGTTCGTAGATTACCGCCCACTTCAGGCTCATTAGGCAGCGCCCAAATAGCCAGGGACATCTACCATGGGAAAAAAGAAATCCTCGGAATTGAAGTAGAAAGCCTACCCTAA
- a CDS encoding restriction endonuclease, translating into MKKEKLVNFMAKIMEESGFKVYKNFKTSKYVVDIYGIIPTAIGDISVVVSCKNYDKKWKVGLDVLKEMEMVAKNLKASKIVIVTTSDYTKQALNYAARKNIKLIDRAGIISLAEKFSKRWQAPEEEFSDEIESYTPKESAYSSRRSLLSRKEHKTPIFKKFRILFQNLFFLVLLVVGISIGLTQVIDTLIKLDDRILGILKIFFSFILSYGITPLGEKEKIFILLRGTVVFFISLLILIIIILI; encoded by the coding sequence TTGAAGAAAGAGAAGCTAGTAAATTTCATGGCCAAGATCATGGAGGAATCTGGTTTCAAGGTTTATAAGAATTTCAAAACCTCAAAATATGTTGTGGACATTTATGGGATCATTCCCACCGCTATTGGAGATATAAGTGTGGTTGTATCTTGTAAAAATTATGATAAAAAATGGAAGGTAGGATTAGATGTTCTAAAAGAAATGGAGATGGTTGCAAAAAATCTTAAAGCTTCTAAAATAGTTATTGTAACCACATCAGATTATACGAAACAGGCACTCAATTATGCTGCGAGGAAAAATATTAAACTTATAGACAGGGCTGGCATAATATCATTAGCAGAAAAATTTTCAAAGAGATGGCAAGCACCAGAAGAAGAATTTAGTGATGAAATAGAATCTTACACGCCTAAAGAATCCGCTTACAGCTCAAGGAGGAGTTTATTATCCAGGAAAGAACATAAAACCCCTATTTTCAAAAAATTTAGAATATTATTCCAAAACCTATTTTTCCTAGTATTATTAGTGGTTGGAATTTCAATTGGACTCACACAGGTCATAGACACTCTCATTAAATTAGATGATAGGATCCTTGGGATTCTAAAAATATTCTTCTCATTCATTTTGTCATATGGTATCACGCCCCTAGGAGAAAAAGAAAAAATTTTCATATTACTCAGGGGAACAGTAGTATTCTTCATATCACTCCTAATACTCATAATCATAATACTCATCTAA
- the argF gene encoding ornithine carbamoyltransferase — MRHLISVCDMKDKVEYLLDLADKFKKGLIKGKPLKDKYMAMVFEKASTRTRVSFEVGMSQLGGTPLYLSAQDLQLGRGEPIADTARTLSRYVDAIMIRAFRHKDVIELAENASVPVINGLTDLEHPCQTLADMQTIKEYKGDFNRKLAFIGDGNNVCNSLILISAILGMDIHVASPKGYEPNKGIIKKAEEIAQGQSMIKITNDPYEAVKEADVVYTDVWVSMGHENEIQERLKAFRPYQVNKDLMDHAKADAIFMHCLPAKRGQETTSDVIDGPNSVVWDQAENRLHAQKAIMYWLIR, encoded by the coding sequence ATGAGACACCTAATATCAGTATGTGACATGAAAGACAAAGTAGAATACCTACTAGACCTTGCAGATAAATTCAAAAAGGGCCTAATAAAAGGAAAACCATTAAAAGACAAATACATGGCCATGGTGTTCGAGAAAGCTTCAACGAGGACAAGAGTATCATTTGAAGTTGGAATGAGCCAATTGGGGGGAACACCACTCTATTTGTCGGCCCAAGACTTGCAACTAGGAAGGGGCGAACCAATAGCAGATACAGCCAGAACTCTAAGTAGATATGTTGATGCCATAATGATAAGGGCATTCAGGCACAAAGATGTTATAGAATTAGCAGAGAACGCATCAGTACCAGTGATTAATGGTTTAACGGATCTCGAGCATCCATGCCAAACACTCGCAGACATGCAGACCATCAAAGAATATAAAGGGGATTTCAATCGCAAATTAGCATTTATAGGTGATGGTAACAACGTTTGCAATTCCTTAATTTTGATATCAGCAATTCTAGGAATGGACATCCATGTTGCATCACCAAAAGGCTACGAACCAAATAAAGGGATAATAAAAAAAGCTGAAGAAATTGCACAAGGCCAATCCATGATAAAAATAACCAATGACCCATACGAGGCCGTGAAAGAAGCTGATGTTGTCTATACTGATGTATGGGTTAGTATGGGACATGAAAATGAGATACAAGAACGGTTAAAGGCATTTAGACCATACCAGGTGAACAAGGATTTAATGGATCATGCAAAGGCCGATGCTATATTCATGCACTGTTTGCCTGCAAAAAGGGGTCAGGAGACGACAAGTGACGTGATTGATGGTCCGAATTCAGTAGTATGGGATCAAGCAGAGAATAGGCTCCATGCTCAGAAGGCTATCATGTATTGGCTGATAAGATGA
- the purD gene encoding phosphoribosylamine--glycine ligase, protein MKILVVGTGAREHAICKSLEGEAEIYSFMSNKNPGIARIVKDFKLGDETDTEKVKNFAIEKDIDIAFIGPESPLEKGIVDKLLAADIETVGPTAEAAKIETDKAFMRILFEKYKIPGSLQYNVFDDYQEVSQFLDEFEGEAVVKPVGLTGGKGVKIVGEHLKDNEEAKKYAKKVIQEKIGGHPRVVIEEKVTGEEFTLQAFSDGKKLVPMPAVQDHPHAFEGDKGPITGGMGSYSDKNGLLPFLEKKEYDEAVKIMEKTIDALDKETGPYKGILYGQFMLTRDGPRIIEYNARFGDPEAMNVLPLLETNMVDICEDIINTRLKSAKFKKLATVCKYIVPRGYPDKGEAGKLLKIDEKMIKSEGADIYYASVNEKDGRIYTTSSRAVALVALAEDIYTAEQICENATKFIKGDVYHRRDIGTRELIQKRIKHIKQIKK, encoded by the coding sequence ATGAAGATCTTGGTAGTGGGTACAGGAGCGCGAGAACATGCCATATGCAAATCACTAGAAGGCGAAGCTGAAATTTATTCTTTCATGAGCAACAAAAATCCTGGTATAGCACGTATCGTGAAAGATTTCAAATTAGGTGATGAAACAGACACTGAAAAGGTTAAAAATTTCGCGATCGAAAAAGATATCGACATAGCATTCATCGGACCGGAATCCCCACTAGAAAAGGGCATAGTAGATAAGCTACTCGCCGCCGACATTGAAACAGTAGGCCCCACAGCCGAGGCCGCCAAGATAGAGACAGACAAAGCCTTTATGAGAATACTCTTCGAAAAATACAAAATACCAGGTTCACTCCAATACAATGTATTTGATGATTACCAAGAGGTTAGCCAATTCTTGGACGAGTTCGAAGGCGAGGCAGTGGTAAAACCAGTTGGACTCACAGGGGGCAAAGGTGTTAAGATCGTGGGAGAACACCTAAAAGACAATGAAGAAGCGAAAAAATATGCTAAAAAAGTAATACAAGAAAAAATCGGAGGCCATCCGAGGGTTGTTATCGAAGAAAAGGTCACTGGCGAAGAATTCACTCTGCAAGCATTCTCTGACGGTAAAAAATTAGTCCCCATGCCCGCAGTCCAAGATCATCCACATGCATTCGAAGGCGATAAAGGACCAATAACAGGAGGCATGGGATCCTACTCAGATAAAAACGGACTACTACCATTTCTAGAAAAAAAAGAATATGATGAAGCAGTTAAAATAATGGAAAAGACCATAGATGCATTAGATAAGGAAACAGGCCCATACAAGGGTATACTATATGGACAGTTTATGTTAACCCGTGATGGACCACGTATTATAGAATACAACGCCCGATTCGGAGACCCGGAAGCCATGAACGTTCTACCATTACTCGAAACCAACATGGTCGACATATGCGAAGACATAATCAACACCAGATTAAAAAGTGCTAAATTCAAAAAATTAGCAACAGTCTGCAAATATATAGTGCCTAGAGGATACCCTGACAAGGGAGAAGCTGGAAAACTATTGAAAATAGATGAAAAAATGATAAAAAGTGAAGGTGCTGACATTTATTATGCTTCAGTGAATGAAAAGGATGGTAGGATATACACAACATCATCGAGGGCCGTGGCATTAGTGGCACTAGCAGAAGATATTTACACAGCAGAACAGATATGTGAAAACGCCACAAAATTCATCAAAGGAGACGTATATCACCGAAGGGATATCGGAACAAGAGAACTCATCCAAAAAAGGATCAAACACATCAAACAGATAAAAAAATAG
- a CDS encoding LSM domain-containing protein: MVDKINRQFLRFKDKRVLVTLKDNNEHEGRIISIDNYLNTVLETDNGIRFIRGTKIAFISLLG, from the coding sequence ATGGTTGATAAGATTAACAGGCAATTTTTAAGGTTTAAGGACAAGAGGGTGCTTGTCACTTTAAAAGATAATAATGAACATGAGGGTAGGATTATATCCATTGATAATTATCTTAACACTGTCCTTGAGACAGATAATGGGATTCGGTTTATAAGGGGTACCAAGATAGCCTTTATATCACTTTTAGGGTAG
- the argS gene encoding arginine--tRNA ligase, translating into MIKTVEDLARKSLKKALSALNYPIVDIKFEEPPSPELGDLATTISFEIASKLKKNPVEISKTIIEMVKLPKFFKKVEAKGPYINFFIDYQSFSRELLDSIDEDYGRLSKKSEKVILEHTSANPNGPLHIGHVRNAIIGDSLARILKFAGYNVETHYYVNDMGRQIAMIVWGLLNLQKKLKDYPGDKWDHKIGRLYFEVNQYLEKNPKLKDEIDKLIRSYENGELENMFQEVVEKCLKGIKETLKELHIKHDKFIWESKFVRDGSVKNVLEKLKKTHYIREDDVLYLDLEDFGIDKELILTRSDGTSLYSTRDLAYHLYKSDNCDIVIDVLGSDHKLAVRQIEATMELLGGKRPEVIFYEFITLPEGSMSTRKGVFVSVDDLLDEARSRAVKEIKKRRKDLKIVEIEDIADKIGVGAIRYYIARLSPEKHLVFKWDEALNFEMGCASIQYAHARACKLLKKALFNNDVKIEREWSPDETEKEVIRLLAKFPRVVDESAETRRVHLIAQYLQDLANAFNKFYKFSPVIGSEFEGARLIIVDRVRKTIKNGLKLLGIEAPTMM; encoded by the coding sequence ATGATAAAAACGGTGGAAGATCTAGCAAGAAAATCGCTAAAAAAAGCCCTTTCAGCTCTCAATTATCCCATAGTTGATATAAAATTTGAAGAACCCCCCAGTCCAGAACTGGGGGATCTCGCGACAACAATATCTTTCGAAATTGCAAGTAAATTAAAAAAGAATCCTGTTGAAATCAGCAAAACTATAATAGAGATGGTGAAGTTACCCAAATTCTTTAAAAAAGTAGAAGCAAAGGGTCCGTATATAAACTTTTTTATAGATTATCAGAGTTTTTCAAGGGAACTGTTAGATTCCATAGATGAAGATTACGGTAGATTATCCAAGAAAAGTGAAAAAGTCATTTTAGAACACACCTCTGCTAATCCCAACGGGCCCCTACATATCGGACATGTAAGAAATGCCATTATAGGCGATTCTCTTGCAAGGATACTTAAATTTGCAGGTTATAATGTTGAAACCCATTATTACGTGAATGATATGGGTAGACAAATAGCCATGATAGTATGGGGCCTTCTTAACCTCCAAAAAAAATTAAAGGATTATCCCGGAGACAAATGGGATCATAAAATCGGCAGATTATATTTTGAAGTCAACCAGTACCTTGAAAAAAATCCAAAATTAAAGGATGAAATTGATAAGCTCATAAGATCTTATGAGAATGGAGAACTAGAAAACATGTTCCAAGAGGTTGTTGAAAAGTGCCTAAAGGGTATAAAAGAGACCCTCAAAGAACTCCATATTAAACATGACAAATTTATCTGGGAAAGCAAATTTGTAAGGGATGGATCAGTCAAAAATGTTCTTGAGAAACTGAAAAAGACCCATTACATCCGAGAAGATGATGTGCTATATCTCGACTTGGAAGATTTCGGCATTGATAAAGAGCTTATATTAACCCGCTCAGATGGTACCTCACTTTACTCTACCCGAGACCTCGCATACCACTTGTACAAGTCAGATAACTGCGACATAGTTATTGACGTCCTCGGATCCGACCATAAGTTAGCTGTTAGACAAATAGAGGCGACTATGGAATTACTCGGCGGTAAAAGACCAGAAGTCATATTCTACGAATTCATAACACTCCCAGAAGGTTCAATGTCCACCCGTAAAGGTGTTTTCGTATCAGTAGATGATCTTTTGGATGAAGCCAGGTCCCGGGCTGTCAAAGAGATAAAAAAGAGAAGGAAGGATCTAAAAATAGTTGAAATTGAGGATATCGCTGATAAGATAGGTGTAGGGGCCATAAGATATTATATCGCAAGATTATCCCCAGAGAAACATCTTGTCTTCAAATGGGATGAGGCATTAAATTTTGAAATGGGTTGTGCATCAATCCAATATGCCCATGCAAGAGCATGTAAATTGCTCAAAAAAGCTTTATTCAATAATGATGTTAAAATAGAAAGAGAATGGTCCCCTGATGAAACGGAAAAGGAGGTTATAAGATTGTTAGCTAAATTCCCAAGGGTTGTTGATGAATCCGCAGAAACTAGACGAGTTCATTTAATAGCCCAATACTTGCAAGACCTTGCAAATGCATTTAACAAATTCTACAAGTTTTCACCAGTAATCGGTTCAGAATTTGAAGGAGCGCGTCTAATTATAGTTGATAGAGTCAGAAAAACCATCAAAAACGGGCTCAAACTCCTCGGAATAGAAGCCCCTACTATGATGTGA
- the surE gene encoding 5'/3'-nucleotidase SurE, translated as MKILITNDDGVNSSGIIAAKDAVKSLGECIIVAPATQQSGIGHALTLFEPIRVNDVTLRDGTMAYSVSGTPTDAVIIGIFELAEEKPDLVISGINMGENLGKSELTTSGTIGAAMEAAVHGVPALAVSLQVKRGDIKFHDGHVDIDFSTAKKITYRIAKNILEKGLPEGVDFLNLNIPLHMKREEIKITRLGDRMYNVHVQKRLDPRGRPYYWIDGEPAGHDIPGTDVYTLKKENVATLTPLSLDCTSDLKSMEGWL; from the coding sequence ATGAAGATCTTGATAACAAATGACGATGGAGTGAATTCCTCAGGTATAATAGCTGCAAAGGATGCCGTGAAAAGCCTTGGAGAATGTATAATAGTGGCCCCTGCAACCCAGCAGAGTGGGATAGGACATGCTTTAACACTTTTTGAGCCTATCAGGGTTAATGATGTCACATTAAGGGATGGTACCATGGCCTATTCTGTTTCTGGGACGCCAACTGATGCTGTTATCATTGGCATTTTTGAATTGGCAGAGGAAAAACCAGATCTTGTAATATCTGGGATAAATATGGGTGAAAACCTTGGGAAATCAGAGTTGACAACATCCGGGACTATTGGAGCCGCCATGGAAGCTGCTGTGCATGGAGTGCCGGCGCTTGCTGTTTCGTTGCAAGTGAAAAGGGGTGATATCAAATTCCATGATGGACATGTTGACATCGATTTTTCCACTGCTAAAAAAATAACCTATAGGATAGCTAAAAATATCCTAGAGAAGGGCTTGCCTGAAGGTGTTGACTTCTTAAACCTTAATATACCCTTGCACATGAAAAGGGAAGAAATTAAGATCACAAGATTGGGTGACAGAATGTATAATGTGCATGTGCAAAAGAGGCTCGACCCTCGTGGCAGACCATATTATTGGATTGATGGAGAGCCAGCAGGCCATGATATCCCGGGGACGGATGTTTATACGCTTAAAAAGGAGAATGTAGCGACCTTAACGCCTTTATCCCTTGATTGCACATCTGATCTTAAATCAATGGAAGGATGGCTTTAA
- the ilvC gene encoding ketol-acid reductoisomerase, with protein sequence MKIYYEDDINMDVIADKKIAVIGYGSQGRAQARNMADSGLNVIVGVRSGGNSWNMAKEDGMNVMTIEDASREADIIHILIPDEIQATVYEQSIEPYLTEGNTISFSHGYNIHYGYIKAPKGVNVTMIAPKGPGAMVRRTYLEGFGIPGLVAVEVDATGEALDIALAMGKACGFARAGILETTFKEETETDLFGEQTVLCGGVTELIKTAFETLVEAGYQPELAYFETCHELKLIVDLIYEKGFTGMWKNVSNTAEFGGLTRRSRIITPETKKEMEKVLEEIQKGEFAKEWTLENKAGRPMLKRMRKLEAELKIEKVGSKLRKLCGLEK encoded by the coding sequence ATGAAAATCTATTATGAAGATGACATAAATATGGATGTTATAGCCGATAAAAAAATAGCAGTTATAGGATATGGTAGCCAAGGAAGAGCACAGGCAAGAAACATGGCCGACAGCGGATTAAACGTGATAGTAGGTGTAAGGAGCGGGGGAAATTCATGGAACATGGCTAAGGAAGATGGTATGAATGTTATGACAATAGAAGATGCCTCAAGGGAAGCCGATATCATACATATTCTCATACCTGATGAAATACAGGCAACAGTCTATGAACAGTCCATAGAACCATATCTTACAGAGGGAAACACCATATCATTTTCACATGGATATAACATCCACTACGGGTACATAAAGGCCCCTAAGGGAGTTAACGTTACAATGATAGCACCAAAGGGTCCTGGAGCCATGGTAAGAAGAACATACCTCGAAGGATTCGGAATACCAGGACTAGTGGCAGTTGAAGTCGATGCAACAGGAGAAGCCCTTGACATAGCCCTTGCAATGGGTAAAGCTTGTGGATTTGCGAGAGCAGGAATACTAGAAACAACATTCAAGGAAGAAACCGAAACTGACCTTTTCGGTGAACAAACTGTCCTTTGTGGTGGTGTCACAGAACTTATAAAAACAGCCTTCGAAACTTTGGTAGAGGCCGGTTACCAACCAGAACTCGCATATTTCGAAACATGCCACGAACTAAAATTAATAGTAGACCTTATCTACGAAAAAGGATTCACTGGAATGTGGAAAAACGTCAGCAACACCGCAGAATTCGGAGGTCTCACAAGACGTTCAAGGATAATCACCCCAGAAACAAAAAAAGAAATGGAAAAAGTACTAGAAGAGATTCAAAAAGGCGAATTCGCAAAAGAATGGACACTAGAAAACAAAGCCGGCAGACCGATGCTGAAAAGAATGCGAAAACTTGAAGCAGAATTAAAAATAGAAAAAGTAGGATCCAAATTGCGAAAACTTTGTGGCCTAGAAAAATAA